TGCGAGGCTCCGCCGCGATGCGTTCGGCTACGCGCTTGGAGAACTCAACGCGATCAACCGCAAGCGCATGTCCAGCGGGAACAGCCGTAGCATCTGCTTCGGCAAGTAGGATGCTCCCTGCCCGCCGCATCTCCTGCTTTAGCAACCACGGAGCAGTATTTTCAGACTCGGACTTCAGCGAATTGGAACAGACAAGTTCTGCAAAATCGGAGGTCTGATGGGCTTCCGTCGAACGCGTCGGGCGCATCTCGTAAAGATCGACTTCGCAGCCACGTTTTGCTGCCTGGAGTGCTGCTTCGGGGCCAGCCAGGCCGCCCCCGATGACTTTTATCTTTTTCATGCTCCTTCAAGCATAGAGGAATTTGAGGAAGCTTTTCGCAGTCAACCCAGTCGAACAACTTTACGAGCTACCAGGGCACTCTTTGATCTACTGCGATAGTGCAGCCAGCGCAACCAGAGCTTCCCCCGAAACCTGCATTCCCTTCCACTCCGACTTCATCACAGCTCCCAACTGCTGGTAGAAGTCAATAGATGGCGTATTCCAATCAAGCACGCTCCATTCAAACCGCGGACAACCCTCGGCAACCGCAATAGCTGCGACCCGAGTAAGCAGAGCCTTCCCAACTCCCTTCCCGCGATGCTTCGGGTCGACGTAAAGATCTTCAAGATAGATACCCGCATGTCCGCGCCACGTCGAGTAGTTATAGAAATAAAGAGCGAAGCCGGCAGCCGTGATCGTCTCACCATCAGCCAACTCGGCGATGATGCAGTCGAAGCGTTTGTCAGGCCCGAACCCATCCCGAAGCAGATCGGCTTCCGTAGCAAGAACGGCATCCGGTTCGCGCTCATAAGTGGCGAGATCACGAACGAAGACGAGAATCTGAGAAATGTCCGCAGGTGTAGCAGCCCGCAGATTGAGTGTGCCGTTGGGGTTCAAAGGGGTAATAGTCGTCATGGATTGATTCCTGTGTTCATAATTTAGGCGTAGCCTCAGCCGACTTCGCTCCAGGTTGCGCGGCGAGCCATTTGTCGAATGGAATATTGAAGTCGAAGAGTTGCTTCTTGCCGTCCAGTGTATGGACCATCTTGACGTAGAGTTCAGCACCCTTCAATGGTCGGTCAGGCAGTTCGCGAACGTCATAAAAAAGATAGCCGGCCAGAGTGCTGTGCGGATTGACCGTAGTTCCATTGAAGCCAAAGTCGCCGTCGTCCTTGGTGATCTGCTTATCGACAGGTTTGTCATGCATCGTAATGGGCGGCAGGGGCATTGGGAGGGGGATCTTCTTGCCCGCCGTCCCTTTAGTAGAAAAAAGTCGGCGTTGAAGATCATCGTCGGTCGCAGCCGGAATCTTGTCGCTATTAATGGAGATGAACTGGATGCGGGCGTCGTCGAGAGAGAGCGGCGCGTCGCTTTCGTTCGTAAATATAACGCGGACTGCAACAAAGCCGTGCTGAATATAGGGGAGACGGAAGAAGTCGCAGTCCTTCGGGTCGTCGCAAGGCTCCGCCGCAACGGTAACCTTTTCGTTAGGGTGCGTCTCGAAGGCAGCATACTGGTTCGCAGGTTTTACCGGCGGCGCTTTCTTGTCGGCGGCCAAAGCGCTGCCTGCAAAAAAGCAGAAACTAGTTACTAGTAGGATCGGAATCGTGGGGAACCGGTGGGACTTCATAGCCAGGGTTGATTATCATCTCCGCTGGCGTACAACGTAAAGCGAGGGCTCGGCGACGGTGATGATGGTGGTCTATAGCGCGTTGCTGGTAGCCGTGCTGGTAGTGGGCGCTCCCTACTGGCTGGTACGGATGGCAACCAGCGGGCGATACCGGGCGGGGCTGCGCGGACGGCTAGGACTGGTGCCAAAGGGCTTGCAAGCGGCGGTCGCCGGGCAAAGCATTATTTGGCTCCACGCCGTAAGTGTCGGCGAGGTGATGGCCGCA
The nucleotide sequence above comes from Tunturibacter empetritectus. Encoded proteins:
- a CDS encoding GNAT family N-acetyltransferase is translated as MTTITPLNPNGTLNLRAATPADISQILVFVRDLATYEREPDAVLATEADLLRDGFGPDKRFDCIIAELADGETITAAGFALYFYNYSTWRGHAGIYLEDLYVDPKHRGKGVGKALLTRVAAIAVAEGCPRFEWSVLDWNTPSIDFYQQLGAVMKSEWKGMQVSGEALVALAALSQ